The following are encoded together in the Argopecten irradians isolate NY chromosome 5, Ai_NY, whole genome shotgun sequence genome:
- the LOC138322815 gene encoding NUAK family SNF1-like kinase 2, producing MDEKYRILEMIDEGSFGDIFTIQTLSEGHVFVLKQISYRGNVMKNDYIIGEIDCLRSLKHDHIIQFEEVYINSNSVNLILEYAEKGNLENYLRERFPLKEIFLGRFCLQILKAIAFCHSYGIAHRDLTPSNVLITADHVIKLADFGLAVCAVTREGEVVLCEDYLGNVPYLAPEVLREVPYNALMADLWSTGMLLYYLLFGKVLFQGTAEDVMCNSREVPKFLYSLNTTSFTRTEKIVFKQIRNLLKFTPAERSLISRLLDDVKTEMAPHVTRCHMSGMIENMSDLSETKVITKPSRDLVCGMVTCDDTLRQV from the coding sequence ATGGATGAAAAGTATAGGATTTTGGAAATGATAGATGAAGGAAGTTTTGGTGacatttttacaatacaaaCCTTGAGTGAAGGACATGTGTTCGTACTAAAACAAATATCTTACAGAGGAAATGTCATGAAAAATGACTATATCATCGGAGAAATTGATTGTCTACGAAGTCTGAAGCACGACCACATCATTCAATTTGAGGAGGTTTATATAAATTCCAACTCCGTGAACCTTATTCTGGAATATGCTGAAAAGGGAAATTTGGAAAATTATTTACGAGAAAGATTTCCATTGAAGGAAATATTTCTCGGGAGATTTTGTCTTCaaattttaaaagcaatagCATTTTGTCATTCGTATGGAATCGCTCACAGAGATTTGACCCCCAGCAACGTTTTAATAACTGCGGACCATGTCATCAAATTGGCGGACTTTGGCCTCGCGGTTTGTGCGGTGACAAGAGAAGGTGAAGTGGTCTTGTGCGAGGATTACCTTGGAAACGTTCCGTATCTGGCACCGGAAGTTCTAAGGGAAGTTCCATACAATGCATTAATGGCGGACTTATGGAGCACTGGAATGTTACTCTATTATCTTTTATTTGGTAAAGTATTGTTTCAAGGTACTGCTGAAGATGTGATGTGCAATTCCAGGGAGGTACCGAAATTTCTTTACAGTTTAAACACGACATCATTTACTAGAACAGAAAAAATTGTATTCAAACAGATTCGAAATCTTTTGAAATTTACACCAGCAGAAAGGAGCCTGATTTCGAGACTCCTAGATGATGTTAAAACTGAAATGGCGCCCCATGTCACACGTTGCCATATGTCCGGAATGATAGAAAATATGTCGGATCTATCGGAAACCAAAGTGATCACCAAACCATCACGTGACCTCGTGTGTGGAATGGTTACATGTGATGACACTCTCAGACAGGTATAA